The Numenius arquata chromosome 7, bNumArq3.hap1.1, whole genome shotgun sequence genome has a window encoding:
- the B3GNT2 gene encoding N-acetyllactosaminide beta-1,3-N-acetylglucosaminyltransferase 2 codes for MSVGRRRLKLLGILMMVNIFIYVIVEVSKSGSQEKNAKGRVIIPHSKFWRKYTPHKAYWNKQQQKLELLYNPILTLLSNMTVEENLISNSSVLSSCDPDPWVPSEVSDFANLPDRFKDFLLYLRCRNYSLLMDQPNKCKHKPFLLLAIKSLTPHFDRRQAIRESWGKEIESGDVTVKRVFLLGQTPPEDHFPNLSGMLKFESETYQDILLWNYRDTFFNLTLKEVLFLKWVSSSCADVQFIFKGDDDVFVNTHQILDYLKSLSKDKAKDLFIGDVIKDAGPHREKKLKYYIPESVYEGSYPPYAGGGGFLYSGDLALRLNNASDQVLLYPIDDVYTGMCLQKLGLAPEKHKGFKTFDIEEKYRNNICSYTNLMLVHSRKPQEMIKIWTRLQDPHLNC; via the coding sequence ATGAGTGTTGGACGCAGAAGACTAAAGCTGCTGGGAATTCTGATGAtggtaaacatttttatttatgtgaTAGTGGAAGTCTCAAAAAGCGGCAGCCAAGAGAAGAATGCAAAAGGCCGTGTTATTATACCACACAGCAAATTCTGGAGAAAATATACTCCTCACAAAGCTTATTGGAACAAACAGCAACAGAAGCTTGAACTGCTGTACAACCCTATTCTGACCTTGCTCTCCAATATGACTGTGGAAGAGAACTTGATTTCGAACTCGAGCGTTCTCAGTTCATGTGACCCTGATCCATGGGTACCTTCAGAGGTCAGTGACTTTGCAAACTTGCCAGACAGATTCAAAGACTTTCTACTTTATTTGAGATGTAGAAATTATTCATTGTTAATGGATCAGCCAAACAAGTGCAAACATAAACCTTTTCTGCTGCTGGCTATTAAGTCACTTACACCCCATTTTGATAGAAGGCAAGCAATTAGGGAATCCTGGGGCAAGGAAATAGAATCGGGGGATGTTACAGTCAAAAGGGTCTTCTTACTTGGACAGACCCCACCGGAGGATCATTTTCCTAATCTTTCAGGCATGCTAAAATTTGAGAGCGAAACCTACCAAGACATTCTCCTCTGGAACTACAGAGACACTTTCTTCAATTTAACTCTGAAAGAGGTGCTGTTTCTTAAGTGGGTCAGCAGCAGTTGCGCAGATGTCCAGTTTATCTTCAAGGGTGATGATGATGTTTTTGTGAATACCCATCAGATCCTGGATTACTTGAAGAGCTTATCAAAGGACAAAGCCAAAGACTTATTTATAGGTGATGTGATCAAAGATGCTGGACCTCatagagaaaagaaattgaaatactACATCCCAGAAAGTGTTTATGAGGGTTCGTATCCTCCATACGCAGGAGGCGGTGGGTTTCTGTACTCCGGTGATCTGGCGTTAAGACTGAATAATGCATCTGACCAGGTACTCCTTTACCCTATTGATGATGTTTATACTGGAATGTGCCTTCAGAAGCTTGGGCTTGCTCCGGAAAAACACAAAGGCTTCAAAACATTTGATAttgaagagaaatacagaaataacatATGCTCCTACACAAACTTAATGTTAGTACATAGTAGAAAACCTCAAGAAATGATTAAGATTTGGACACGCTTGCAAGATCCACACTTAAATTGTTAA